A region from the Rosa rugosa chromosome 6, drRosRugo1.1, whole genome shotgun sequence genome encodes:
- the LOC133718893 gene encoding crossover junction endonuclease MUS81, protein MERHKRLVVCSENEVLAEYMLSKWQEMADKKPKGISENIEKTLTKAYSNVCNSKNPVKTLKEFSQIKGVGKWILKLMQGYFDTGSGSSEPEDVTKKGKRTKGSKHYVPQKNSVAYALLVTLYRGTESGNEFMRKQELIDAAEASGLSRVPIMPEKGKGIPVHLGNSTREWYSGWSCMKTLITKGLVVKSSCPAKYMLTQEGKEAARECLVRSGLADPVEIISNARELSTGDVDISHQELSSPDSATDMTLLSCNSSRNKNSIDIPQEYLDKFTRMGYSEEQMNRAISEVLETSHNKEISSLWPSVLCRLREDEVYGFHMKSQSVRGNLRATPSTHTLVNGDRDCVRLPNTSRDGGPTPRINSDKVASKSFTTGAPSSPSCPVPKSSLAGVEASSKALSVPPLSFGEKFEDAYELVFVLDDREQLAAQISRSRSIIESVISGCKITVEVRRLPVGDGIWIARHKHLKNEYVLDFIVERKNVDDLRCSIRDNRYRDQKLRLLRCGLKKLIYLVEGDPNSSEAAESIKTACFTTELLEGFDVQRTGNLTATLRKYGYLTEAIFKYYKDLSEEQHKQAGVCPPFDEFNKRCQDLDKMTVSDVFAIQLMQVPQVTEEVAIAVLDLYPTVFSLAREYSLLEGDVGAQEEMLRTQSNNVVNAAASKNIFHFVWGID, encoded by the exons ATGGAGCGGCACAAGCGGTTGGTTGTGTGCTCCGAGAATGAAGTGCTGGCTGAGTACATGTTGAGTAAGTGGCAGGAAATGGCTGACAAGAAGCCCAAAGGAATCTCCGAAAACATTGAAAAGACTCTTACCAAGGCGTACTCCAATGTCTGCAACTCTAAGAATCCTGTTAAAACCCTCAAAGAGTTTTCCCAAATCAA GGGTGTTGGGAAATGGATTTTGAAGCTTATGCAAGGGTATTTTGACACCGGTTCAGGCAGTTCTGAACCAGAAGATGTAACTAAAAAGG GTAAGAGAACCAAAGGAAGCAAACACTATGTTCCACAAAAGAATTCTGTAGCATATGCTTTACTGGTCACACTTTACAG GGGAACTGAAAGTGGGAATGAATTTATGCGTAAACAGGAGCTCATTGATGCAGCTGAAGCAAGTGGACTGTCTCGTGTTCCAATTAT GCCAGAGAAGGGAAAGGGAATACCGGTACACCTGGGAAATTCTACAAGGGAATGGTATAGTGGTTGGTCCTGCATGAAGACATTGATAACCAAGGGACTGGTTGTGAAATCAAGTTGCCCAGCAAA GTACATGCTTACTCAAGAAGGTAAGGAAGCTGCTCGTGAATGTCTCGTGAGGTCTGGTTTGGCGGATCCTGTAGAAATAATTTCTAATGCCAGGGAGTTGTCTACCGGGGATGTGGACATTTCACATCAGGAACTTTCTAGTCCTGACTCGGCCACAGATATGACATTGTTATCCTGTAATTCAAGTAGGAATAAAAACTCAATTGATATTCCACAGGAATATCTTGACAAG TTTACACGCATGGGGTATTCTGAGGAACAGATGAACCGAGCTATCAGTGAAGTTTTAGAGACTTCCCATAACAAGGAAATCTCTTCACTATGGCCATCAGTTCTTTGTCGCCTTCGAGAAGATGAGGTTTATGGTTTTCATATGAAGTCTCAAAGCGTAAGGGGAAATCTTCGGGCAACACCATCCACTCATACTCTTGTGAATG GTGATAGAGATTGTGTTAGACTGCCCAACACTTCTAGGGATGGAGGTCCTACACCAAGAATTAATTCTGACAAGGTTGCATCAAAGTCGTTTACGACGGGAGCTCCTTCATCTCCT AGTTGTCCTGTGCCAAAGTCTAGTTTGGCTGGTGTTGAAGCAAGTTCGAAAGCTCTGTCTGTGCCACCTTTAAGCTTTGGGGAGAAATTTGAAGATGCATATGAACTAGTCTTTGTATTGGATGATCGAGAACAATTGGCCGCTCAGAT ATCACGGTCTAGGAGCATTATCGAGAGTGTTATTTCTGGATGCAAAATCACAGTAGAG GTTAGACGGTTACCAGTTGGAGACGGAATTTGGATAGCTCGGCACAAACATCTGAAGAATGAATATGTACTTGATTTTATTGTTGAGAGGAAAAATGTTGATGATTTGCGCTGTTCAATCAGAGACAACCGTTACAGGGATCAAAAATTGAGACTTTTG CGGTGTGGACTTAAGAAGCTGATATATCTCGTGGAAGGTGATCCAAATTCTAGTGAAGCAGCAGAAAGCATCAAAACAGC TTGCTTTACAACCGAGCTTTTGGAGGGCTTTGATGTTCAGAGAACCGGAAACCTGACTGCAACCTTGAGGAAGTATGGTTATCTTACTGAAGcaatttttaaatattacaAAGATCTCTCTGAGGAACAGCATAAGCAAGCTGGAGTCTGTCCTCCTTTTGATGAATTTAACAAAAGGTGCCAAGACCTGGACAAGATGACAGTCAGTGACGTATTTGCCATTCAGCTCATGCAG GTCCCCCAGGTGACTGAGGAAGTTGCCATAGCTGTTCTGGATTTGTACCCAACAGTTTTTTCTCTTGCCCGTGAATACTCTCTACTT GAGGGCGATGTTGGCGCACAGGAAGAGATGCTTAGAACACAGAGTAACAATGTTGTAAATGCTGCTGCTAGTAAGAATATATTTCACTTTGTTTGGGGCATTGATTGA
- the LOC133713368 gene encoding probable inactive purple acid phosphatase 27, producing MGSSSTCGVPKLICVVFVILFLGSCASSSSSLHPLVVQSQIKHLNHTAISEFRLLNRKFLGNCLNPSPYLQISVSSSPGGLGDDEFVTVNVSGILNPSKNDWVAMISPANSDVSICPLNTFYYVQTGDFSKLPLLCHYPVKATYMSTDPDYLSCKKKECQKYQNGTSHCAISTCSGSLTFHVINIRTDIEFVLFSGGFEVPCILKKANPLKFANPNKPLYGHLSSIDSTGTSMKLTWVSGDEKPQQVQYGDGKSQTSVVTTFSQDDMQSSPAIPSPAKDFGWHDPGFIHSAVMTGLKPSSSFSYRYGSDSVGWSDRIQFRTPPVGGSDELKFLAFGDMGKAPRDSSVEHYIQPGSLSVIEAVTDEINSGNVDSVFHIGDISYATGFLVEWDFFLYQINPVASRVSYMTAIGNHERDYIDSGSVYILADSGGEAGVPYETYFPMPTPAKDKPWYSIEQGSVHITMISTEHDWTKNSEQYKWMKKDMASVDRSKTPWLIFMGHRPMYTSAPGFLSVDEKFVDEVEPLLLASKVDLALFGHVHNYERTCSIYKSQCMKLPSKDEAGIDTYDHSNYSAPVQAIIGMAGFSLDKFPTGINNSWSLSRHSEYGYLRAHATRTDIKLEFVNANTRKVDDSFHITKA from the exons atgGGTTCTTCCAGTACTTGTGGGGTTCCCAAACTTATCTGTGTCGTGTTTGTGATATTGTTTCTTGGTTCCTGtgcttcttcatcatcttccttgCACCCTTTGGTTGTCCAGTCACAGATTAAACACCTTAACCACACGGCAATATCAGAGTTTAGGTTGCTAAACAGAAAATTTCTTGGCAACTGTTTGAATCCGAGCCCATATCTGCAAATCAGTGTTAGCTCGAGTCCCGGTGGCCTTGGAGATGATGAGTTTGTGACTGTCAATGTTAGTGGCATCTTGAACCCTTCTAAAAATGATTGGGTGGCCATGATTTCACCTGCTAATTCTGA TGTCTCAATCTGTCCTTTGAATACGTTTTACTATGTACAGACTGGTGATTTTAGTAAACTTCCTCTTCTCTGCCATTATCCTGTTAAG GCAACATACATGAGCACTGATCCTGACTACCTCAGTTGCAAGAAGAAGGAATGCCAAAAGTATCAGAATGGTACCAGTCACTGTGCTATCTCCACCTGCAGTGGTTCGTTAACATTTCATGTTATTAACATCAGAACAGACATCGAATTCGTCTTGTTTTCTGGTGGATTTGAGGTCCCTTGCATTTTGAAGAAAGCAAACCCTCTGAAATTTGCCAATCCAAACAAGCCACTGTATGGACATCTCTCGAGCATAGACTCAACTGGAACATCG ATGAAATTAACATGGGTCAGTGGAGATGAGAAACCTCAGCAAGTACAATATGGAGATGGAAAATCACAGACTTCAGTAGTTACCACATTTTCACAAGATGACATGCAGA GTTCACCTGCTATACCAAGTCCAGCCAAAGACTTTGGGTGGCATGATCCAGGCTTCATTCATTCAGCAGTGATGACAGGACTTAAGCCTTCATCTAGCTTCTCTTATAGATATGGAAG TGATTCAGTTGGTTGGAGTGATCGAATCCAATTCCGCACCCCCCCTGTGGGAGGATCTGATGAACTCAAATTTCTTGCATTTGGCGACATGGGAAAGGCTCCTCGTGATTCTTCTGTCGAGCATTATATTCag CCAGGATCCCTCTCAGTGATTGAAGCCGTGACAGATGAAATAAATTCCGGGAATGTAGACTCTGTCTTCCACATTGGAGATATAAGCTATGCCACTGGGTTTTTAGTTGAATGGGATTTTTTCCTTTACCAAATCAACCCTGTTGCTTCTCGAGTTTCATACATGACAGCTATCGGGAACCATGAGAG GGACTATATAGACTCTGGATCAGTGTACATTCTTGCAGATTCAGGTGGGGAAGCTGGAGTTCCCTATGAGACTTACTTTCCAATGCCAACCCCAGCAAAGGATAAACCATGGTATTCCATAGAACAAGGAAGCGTCCACATCACGATGATTTCAACAGAGCATGACTGGACCAAAAATTCTGAGCAG TATAAATGGATGAAAAAGGACATGGCTTCAGTTGATCGATCTAAAACTCCTTGGTTGATATTTATGGG GCACAGACCGATGTATACATCTGCCCCTGGATTCCTGAGTGTTGATGAAAAATTCGTTGACGAAGTTGAACCATTACTTCTGGCAAGCAAA GTTGATCTGGCCCTGTTTGGTCATGTCCATAACTACGAGCGAACCTGCTCCATTTATAAGAGCCAATGCATGAAATTGCCTAGCAAAGATGAGGCTGGGATAGACACATATGATCACAGCAACTACAGTGCCCCAGTGCAAGCTATAATCGGAATGGCTGGCTTTTCCTTGGACAAGTTTCCCACTGGT ATTAACAATAGTTGGAGTTTATCAAGGCATTCCGAATATGGTTATCTCAGAGCGCATGCAACAAGGACAGATATCAAATTAGAG TTTGTGAATGCAAACACAAGAAAAGTTGACGACAGCTTCCACATTACAAAAGCATAA